The segment TCACGGACATTTTTTATTGAATAACAAAAAAGCCGATATTCCCTCTATTCTCTTGCGTCCGGGAGATGAAGTTCAAGTTCGGGATAAAAGTAAAAAAATGGAATTTATCCACGAATCAATGAAACGGATGAAAGAAAATATATTGATGCCGTGGCTCAATTTGGATAAAGGCGCGATGCGGGGAACATTTCTCAATCATCCTCAACGCGCAGACGTTCCTTTGAATGCAAACGAACAACTTGTCGTTGAATTGTATTCGAAGTAGAAATATTACATAGGGTTTTTCTTTTACAACTAACATTTTCTTATGGCAACAATTTCAGTTCAAATGCCAACAAAAATCGAAGAAGACGAAAGCGTCAAGTCTCCGACGTTTGGCAGATTTATCCTTCAACCGTTAGAAAAAGGTTTTGGCGTAACGGTAGGAAATGCATTTCGCCGAGTCATCCTTTCATCGCTTCCCGGGCAAGCGTTCACATCCATTCGCATTGAAGGCATACAACACGAATTTTCTACTCTTCCCGGAGTTGCTGAAGATATCAGTGAATTGATCCTGAATTTCAAACAAGTGCGGATGAAACTGAATGACAAAAAACTCAGCCGCATCGAACTCAATTTCAAAGGCAAACGCGAAGTAAAAGCCGCCGACATTGCAGAATTATATCCCGATTTAGAAATACTCAATCCAGAACTGCATATTGCTTCGTTGACAACAAACGCTGCGCATTTGTTCGCAGAACTTACGATTGGTCGCGGGCGAGGTTACGTTTCGTCAGATGAACAAAAAATTCCCGACGCTCCGGTTGGCACTATTACGATGGATTCCATCTATACACCGATAAAAAATGTGCATTATACAATAGAAGCCACACGCGTAGGACAACAAACCGACTTTGAAAAATTATTGCTCAAAATTGAAACGGATGGTTCTATTACACCGGAAGAATCAGTAATAACCGCAGGGAAAATTTTACGTGACCATATTCAGTTGTTTATTGCTCTCAGCGGCGAAAAAGAACCTGAGACCGTTACTGTCGAAGAACTTTCCGAGCATACTCGCGTCAAAAAAATACTCATGACTCCTATTGACGAAATACTACTCTCCGTACGGTCGCGCAATTGTTTGCAAGCGGCAAATATCAGAACCATTGGCGAGTTGGTTTCGCGCGATGAAGGAGAATTGCTCAACGTCCGAAATTTCGGAAGAAAATCGTTAAGCGAACTTTCCGATATTGTTACTGGGTTTGGACTGAGTTTTGGAATGGATGTGGAAAAATATCTTCACGAAACAAAAGAATAATTGTAGAACTCTTTTTTATACCTATCGAAGAATTGTATGCGTCATAGAAAATCCGGAAGGAAACTAAAACGAACCTCGAGCCATCGCAAAGCGTTATTATGCGCGCTCGCAACCGCATTATTCCGGAGTAAACGTATTCGGACAACCGTTGCAAAAGCGAAAGAAGCGCGAATGTTTGTTGAACCGATGATTACTCGCGCGAAAAATGCTGTTGCAACCGAAACTGCAGAATCAAAAAACGTTCACGCTCGTCGCGAGGTTTTCCGTTTCATTAAAGATCGAGATGTTGTTCTCGAACTGTTTAATGTCATTGCTCCGAAAGTTGCCAATCGCGCGGGAGGATATACACGTGTCGTCAAACTTGGACAGCGGTACGGTGATGCTGCCGAAGTTGCAATTCTTGAATTAGTTGATTTCAGCACAGAGCAAAAGTTTGCTGCACCTAAAAAAGCGGCAAAGAAAAAAGAAATATCTGCGCCAAACGCGGATTAGTATAACATTTTAATTCCCTCTGTACCAATAGAGTCAGTCGTTAGATTGACTCTTTTGCTTTTTGTAAGAAACCTGCCTGTTGTTAGTAAAGTAGGTTTTTCTCTTTCGCCTACTTTATCAGCAAAAGTTTCTTCGTTTCACCGTAAGACAAAATTCCGTTTTGTCCACCATTTCACTGAATAATTTCCACGGAATTTCCAAATATTATTGATACGCTCCTCCTACTCCGACAAGTTCTTCCAATGCGCGAAATGCATCAAGAGCCTTTTCAGGATTGTTTGCAATAACATTTCTCAAATGTCGAATCCATGCCCGCAATCGTTCCTCTTCTGAAATTGTTGTCATTACAGTTCCGCCGCCTTTTCCAAAAAATTCTGTGGAATCCCCGCTTACGAATAATTTTTTTGCCTCTGTAAAAAAATCTTAGGGAAAAAAAGTAGGAAGTTTTCGCTTCAATTCTAAAGTAAACAAAAAAACCTTCAAGGTTTTCAAAACATTGAAGGTTTATGTTTTCCTACTCATCGCAGATTCGAGCGTTTCGATTACGGCATCGGCGGAATGTTCCCAGTTAAATTTCTTTGCCCATTGAAGCGCGTTCATTTCAAATCGCAAGCGTAGGGTCTCGTTTTTTAACACGAGAAAAATTTTTTCAGCAAGTTGCCTAATGTTTCCATAATCGAATAGGAATCCTGTTTCGTTATCCATTACGGATTCGCGAAGTCCCTGCACATTGCTTGCAACGCATACTGTTCCGCACGCATTCGCTTCGATAACCGTAAGTCCCCATCCCTCTTTCGCCGATGGCTGAACGACGAGGTGCATCGTTTGCAGGAGTTCTACTTTTTTTTCTTCGGAAACAAATCCACTGAAATGCACGGAGTTTTCGAGTTGCAGTTCGTGAACAATTTTTTCCAGTTCTGGTTTGTAATCGCCGTCGCCGACAATGAGAAATTCTGCTTCGTGGATTTCTTTTTTTACTATGGCAAATGCGCGAATGGCGTGTTCAATGCTTTTATATTTTTTTAATCGTCCGAGGAATCCAATGCGTGGGGTTTTTAATTTTGCAATTCCGGTTTGTTTGAATTTTGAATGGTCAACGCAATTATAGGCAAACGAAAAATTTCTGCGGGAAAACCCGAGATGTTCCATTTCCTTTGCCGTGCTTTCAGAGACAACCATCATCGGAGTATTGTTATATACTGGAAGAAGAAGTTTTTCGGATAAGGAAACGTAGGATGCGGCGAGGAAATGAGTTTCAAGAAAAATGCTGTTCCCGAAAAGATGGTGAACGATTCCGACAATCGGTTCTTTCACGAAGAGTGGAGTGTAGAACGGAATTTTGTTAATGTCGTCAACGACAACATCAAATTTTTTTTGGAATATTTTTTTGTAAAAAACGGGAACAGCAAAGTTGAAAAGATTTCTGTTCCCGCGTCGGATGATTGTTATGTCGTCAATAACTTCTTCGCGCGGCGCATTTTCAAACGAAGAACAAAATAGCGTAACGCGATGGTTTCGTTTTGCAACACGGGAAAATATTTCGTGAAGATGTACTTCTGCTCCTCCGCCGAGCGGATTGCGGATATCTTGCCAGTTTAAAATAAGAATGTTCAAACAACGAAGAAGCGAGAATTATTTTAGCGAATCGTTTTGATTGCCGGATGCGATACGCTTTTCGAGAGATTGGATTTGTGCATCTATTCCTTTGTCGTTTGGTCGTTTCGTTTTCAAATCGTTGAGTACGTTGAGCGCTTTTTTCCATTCGCTTTTTTCGATGTAAATATCGAGGAGAAATCTATAGGGACTGTAGTATCCGGTAAGTTCGCCTTCGTTGTTGTCAATCAAGCGAAGACATTCGGTCTCGAGCGCGTTGGCGTATTCTTCTGCGCGTTTTGCATTTCCTACGCGTTGGAAGAATAAACGCACGTCTCCCATAATTCGCCAATCCATCGGTATAACAGCGCGCGGTATGACTTTTTCCATTCGTTCCAATACTTCGTTTGCTTTTACGTTATCGTTTTTTGTTTGCGAATATTCGATGGCAAGCCGAAGAAATGCTGTGCGGTAATTTTGTAACATTCTCCGCGCATTTTCGTCGAAGATAACTTTCGGATTATCTAAGTTTCTGAAAAGATATCCGAATTGTTGTGTCTTGGACATTGGGATATCGTTCATAATTTGTTTTGATAAAATTTCCGTATCTATTCCTTCGTCTTCGTTGGGAATTTTCATTGGTTTCAATTCCCATCCTAACCCTTGATACCATAAATAATTATCAAGTCCGATTTTGCTATCGGGAGAACAGGTAACGGCAAAATGAACAGGACGTTGCCAGTTGTTCGAGCGAATGATTTCGTAAATCATAATATCTTGAATGCGAATGGCTTTTATTTCTCCCGCATCCATTGTTGGTTCCATCGTGAACGTCAATTTTCCTCTATTGATAAGGGCTAAATCTTCTGTACGTAATTGAAATCCTTCGAGTTCTTGATATTTGTCGAACACCTGTTTTGTAATCGGAATACTCATTTCACGCGTTTCCCAACGAATCGGCTGAAGTTGCGTTATTTCTTCGTCGGTGAAAGAAATCGGAACGGTTTGCGCGCCATGCGGAGTGTTATGTTTCAATTGTTTGATGTACCAATCGGTATTGACTAAACTGAGATTGACGATACGCACATCTCTTCGCACGCCTTCGACATCCTGCAAATACCATAACGGAAATGTATCATTGTCACCGTTGGTGAAAAGGATTGCGTTTGGTTTGCACGATTGCAACATATTGTACGAATGGTCCCACGCCACAAAATTTCCCGAACGATTATTTTGCTGGTAATTCATCCGCGCTAAATTGACAGGAACAGTAACAAATCCTAAAACAATAGCGGCGATAGCGATTGATGGATTCAGCGATTCCCGTTTCAGCATAGTCGTTAGCGTATCAATAATTCCGACAAGAGCAACAGAAATCCATAATGCAAACACCATAAATGCGCTGGTATAAAAATAATCACGTTCGCGCGGTTGCGGTTGTTGTTGGTTTTGATACAAAGCAAGAATAACACCTGTTATTAAAAACAGCGCAAATAACGTTGTTGCCATTTTCCACTCTTTTCGGAAATGAAAGTACATTCCGAACAAACCGAGAAAGATAGGAATGCCAAATGTCATATCCCATCGAATGCCGGAATCTTGAACATCATTCGCGCGCCCGATAAAATTCCATTGCAAATAACGATTATACATGTGGTCAATCTGATATCGCCACATAAAATCTCTATCCGATTCATAGTTTGTGTAAATTCCTTGATGCTGCGGTTCGGGACTCCAACGGCGAGGTGAAAGTTTCGGTTGGTC is part of the Ignavibacteria bacterium genome and harbors:
- a CDS encoding 50S ribosomal protein L17, which produces MRHRKSGRKLKRTSSHRKALLCALATALFRSKRIRTTVAKAKEARMFVEPMITRAKNAVATETAESKNVHARREVFRFIKDRDVVLELFNVIAPKVANRAGGYTRVVKLGQRYGDAAEVAILELVDFSTEQKFAAPKKAAKKKEISAPNAD
- a CDS encoding DUF2723 domain-containing protein, whose protein sequence is MHQYLNRSIAFFVFLISLAMYSITLSPTVMFWDVGEFCAAGYLLQVPHPPGSPLFLLILRIASMIPTSADLAVRMHAVSAFASAISVMLTYLCAVKIISFFRGKPETWLDKVVVYSSSAIGALALAFSFSFWFNAVEAEVYGTGMLFVSVVFWLMLRWYERADEPRNEKYLFLIAYVIGLSIGVHLGALLMLFGVIFIYFFRKTTIPGDDERVGKIAGFFALASQGVMIFLGATEAAGWFSVALMVLMLFFLAYHITHTKLLLLLGFSLGIFIVVYSVIIQGFPKMLGGDTAGAFGKALPFLFIILAIFGVLSSQKSKNKILHIASVSFLLIVIGYSTYSLVIIRANVPNMPMNENDPSDFSGLVRYISREQYGDQPKLSPRRWSPEPQHQGIYTNYESDRDFMWRYQIDHMYNRYLQWNFIGRANDVQDSGIRWDMTFGIPIFLGLFGMYFHFRKEWKMATTLFALFLITGVILALYQNQQQPQPRERDYFYTSAFMVFALWISVALVGIIDTLTTMLKRESLNPSIAIAAIVLGFVTVPVNLARMNYQQNNRSGNFVAWDHSYNMLQSCKPNAILFTNGDNDTFPLWYLQDVEGVRRDVRIVNLSLVNTDWYIKQLKHNTPHGAQTVPISFTDEEITQLQPIRWETREMSIPITKQVFDKYQELEGFQLRTEDLALINRGKLTFTMEPTMDAGEIKAIRIQDIMIYEIIRSNNWQRPVHFAVTCSPDSKIGLDNYLWYQGLGWELKPMKIPNEDEGIDTEILSKQIMNDIPMSKTQQFGYLFRNLDNPKVIFDENARRMLQNYRTAFLRLAIEYSQTKNDNVKANEVLERMEKVIPRAVIPMDWRIMGDVRLFFQRVGNAKRAEEYANALETECLRLIDNNEGELTGYYSPYRFLLDIYIEKSEWKKALNVLNDLKTKRPNDKGIDAQIQSLEKRIASGNQNDSLK
- a CDS encoding DNA-directed RNA polymerase subunit alpha, which codes for MATISVQMPTKIEEDESVKSPTFGRFILQPLEKGFGVTVGNAFRRVILSSLPGQAFTSIRIEGIQHEFSTLPGVAEDISELILNFKQVRMKLNDKKLSRIELNFKGKREVKAADIAELYPDLEILNPELHIASLTTNAAHLFAELTIGRGRGYVSSDEQKIPDAPVGTITMDSIYTPIKNVHYTIEATRVGQQTDFEKLLLKIETDGSITPEESVITAGKILRDHIQLFIALSGEKEPETVTVEELSEHTRVKKILMTPIDEILLSVRSRNCLQAANIRTIGELVSRDEGELLNVRNFGRKSLSELSDIVTGFGLSFGMDVEKYLHETKE
- a CDS encoding glycosyltransferase family 4 protein; this translates as MNILILNWQDIRNPLGGGAEVHLHEIFSRVAKRNHRVTLFCSSFENAPREEVIDDITIIRRGNRNLFNFAVPVFYKKIFQKKFDVVVDDINKIPFYTPLFVKEPIVGIVHHLFGNSIFLETHFLAASYVSLSEKLLLPVYNNTPMMVVSESTAKEMEHLGFSRRNFSFAYNCVDHSKFKQTGIAKLKTPRIGFLGRLKKYKSIEHAIRAFAIVKKEIHEAEFLIVGDGDYKPELEKIVHELQLENSVHFSGFVSEEKKVELLQTMHLVVQPSAKEGWGLTVIEANACGTVCVASNVQGLRESVMDNETGFLFDYGNIRQLAEKIFLVLKNETLRLRFEMNALQWAKKFNWEHSADAVIETLESAMSRKT